Proteins co-encoded in one Leptospira levettii genomic window:
- a CDS encoding GGDEF domain-containing protein, which yields MKSNTEHLNLRVSSQTNSGSEKFQTANIARCIYTLVMVLVFYHFQLPWIVAIGSVHLVFSVIWFLLIHFDILVEKDVWWSGYVPATFDLIWLTVLAYGTGHITSFFILGYLGSIALSSMSLDRNYGVYNAFLATVLFSAMGFFVYYDVIPLVNILMPPVKPTLLSIFISSLLLGGSAFIVNQIVSKLFSSLTDVNEKLLAIAMTDPLTGISNRRSFFSNLEIEMARQHRSTSPYPIAFLLFDLDLFKSINDTYGHEIGDLVLIEFASVLKTSLRKQDFPARWGGEEFLVLLPNTDLDGAIATAEKIRSTFHSLKIPMKGKELQCSTSVGISILRDQNTNPESAINLADEYLYEAKRKGRNQVYSEKNL from the coding sequence ATGAAATCGAACACAGAACATTTAAACCTTAGAGTGAGTTCCCAAACAAACTCTGGATCCGAAAAATTCCAAACAGCAAATATAGCGAGGTGTATCTATACCCTTGTCATGGTATTGGTTTTTTACCACTTCCAATTACCTTGGATTGTTGCGATTGGTTCAGTACATTTAGTTTTTTCAGTGATTTGGTTTTTACTCATCCACTTCGACATCTTAGTAGAAAAAGATGTTTGGTGGAGTGGTTACGTTCCAGCAACTTTCGATTTGATATGGCTCACTGTCCTTGCTTATGGTACAGGGCATATCACTTCTTTTTTTATACTAGGTTACCTTGGCTCAATTGCCCTTAGCAGTATGTCTCTTGATCGAAATTATGGCGTTTACAATGCCTTTTTAGCAACTGTGTTATTTAGTGCAATGGGTTTTTTTGTGTACTATGATGTTATACCACTCGTAAATATCTTAATGCCACCTGTAAAACCTACATTACTCAGTATCTTTATTTCGTCGTTATTACTTGGTGGAAGTGCATTCATAGTAAATCAAATCGTTTCAAAGTTGTTCTCTTCATTAACGGATGTGAACGAAAAATTATTAGCAATTGCGATGACCGATCCACTAACAGGAATTTCAAATCGGAGATCTTTTTTTTCCAATTTAGAAATTGAAATGGCAAGGCAACACCGTAGCACATCACCCTATCCCATTGCATTCCTTTTGTTTGATTTAGATCTCTTCAAATCCATCAATGATACATATGGACATGAAATCGGAGACTTAGTACTCATTGAATTTGCAAGTGTCTTAAAAACGTCCTTACGAAAACAAGACTTTCCTGCGAGATGGGGTGGCGAAGAATTTTTGGTGTTATTACCCAATACCGATTTGGATGGAGCCATTGCCACCGCTGAAAAAATCAGAAGCACATTCCATTCCTTAAAGATACCGATGAAAGGTAAGGAACTCCAATGTTCTACTAGTGTAGGGATCTCCATCCTTAGGGACCAAAATACGAATCCAGAATCTGCCATCAATCTTGCAGATGAATATTTATACGAAGCAAAACGAAAAGGTAGAAACCAAGTTTATTCTGAGAAAAATCTTTGA
- the leuC gene encoding 3-isopropylmalate dehydratase large subunit: MAQTLYDKIWENHRIIESSDSETILYVDRHILHEVTSAQAFEGLRTKNRNVRRKDLCFGVVDHNVSTRDRKNRDAAGPVSRLQIDTMEKNCKEFGIQLYGPEDPNQGIVHVVGPEIGFTIPGSVIVCGDSHTATHGAFGALAFGIGTSEVEHVLATQTLKQTKTKSMLVRFIGRPGFGITAKDIILALIAKIGTSGGRGYTIEYSGEWIESLSMEARMTLCNMSIEAGARASLIAPDKITFEYLRDKKLIPKGESFLKAVEYWKTFFSDVDAIFDQEIELDISKIEPQVTWGTNPSQTLPISAVIPNPEEIEDNKKKESAKNALVYMDLKPGTPISEINIDKVFIGSCTNGRIEDLRSAAEVAMGKKVHPSVQALVVPGSRGVKRQAEREGLDKIFLEAGFEWREPGCSLCLAMNDDVLQPGERCASTSNRNFEGRQGRGGRTHLVSPSMAAAAAITGKLTDVRRFA, from the coding sequence ATGGCACAAACTCTATACGACAAAATTTGGGAAAACCATCGGATCATAGAAAGTTCTGATTCTGAAACAATATTATACGTGGATAGGCATATCCTTCACGAGGTGACATCCGCCCAAGCATTTGAAGGGTTAAGAACTAAAAATCGGAATGTAAGAAGGAAAGATCTTTGTTTTGGAGTTGTGGATCACAATGTTTCCACAAGAGATCGAAAAAACAGAGATGCTGCAGGTCCAGTCTCACGTTTGCAAATTGATACAATGGAGAAAAACTGCAAAGAGTTTGGAATTCAATTGTATGGTCCAGAGGATCCCAATCAAGGGATTGTTCACGTTGTTGGTCCAGAGATAGGTTTTACAATCCCAGGTTCAGTCATTGTATGCGGGGATTCTCACACAGCAACCCATGGTGCTTTTGGAGCCTTAGCATTTGGAATTGGTACAAGTGAAGTGGAACATGTTCTCGCGACACAAACCTTAAAACAGACAAAAACCAAATCAATGTTAGTTCGATTTATTGGAAGACCAGGATTTGGGATTACGGCAAAAGATATTATCCTTGCACTCATTGCAAAAATTGGAACATCCGGAGGAAGAGGATACACGATAGAATATTCAGGAGAATGGATTGAATCATTGTCTATGGAAGCTCGGATGACTTTATGTAATATGAGTATCGAAGCTGGTGCTCGGGCGAGTCTGATTGCACCAGACAAGATTACATTTGAATATTTAAGAGATAAAAAACTTATTCCTAAAGGGGAAAGTTTTTTAAAAGCAGTCGAATATTGGAAAACATTTTTTTCAGATGTCGACGCAATTTTTGACCAAGAGATTGAGTTGGATATTTCGAAAATTGAACCACAAGTCACTTGGGGGACAAATCCATCACAGACTTTACCTATCAGTGCGGTCATTCCAAATCCTGAAGAGATAGAAGATAACAAGAAAAAAGAATCTGCAAAAAATGCTTTGGTGTATATGGATTTAAAACCTGGAACTCCCATTTCTGAAATTAACATCGATAAGGTGTTTATTGGATCTTGTACGAATGGTAGAATTGAAGACTTACGATCTGCTGCTGAAGTGGCGATGGGGAAAAAAGTTCATCCGAGTGTACAAGCTCTTGTGGTCCCTGGATCTCGTGGAGTCAAACGCCAAGCAGAACGAGAAGGTTTGGACAAAATCTTTTTAGAAGCAGGATTTGAATGGAGAGAACCTGGTTGTTCCTTATGCCTTGCCATGAATGACGATGTTTTACAACCAGGAGAAAGATGTGCCTCTACTTCTAATCGAAACTTTGAAGGAAGGCAAGGAAGAGGAGGTAGGACACATTTAGTGAGTCCTTCAATGGCAGCTGCAGCAGCAATCACTGGAAAGTTAACAGATGTAAGGAGATTCGCATGA
- a CDS encoding ArsR/SmtB family transcription factor translates to MKLTDPGLDQIFHALADPSRLQMVERLSLGSASVKELAEPLDMALPSVLKHLKVLENGGLVHSNKSGRVRTYELNFSKLSGINAWLDERKSAWNRSFDRLSQFLIETSEENSDGV, encoded by the coding sequence ATGAAACTGACCGATCCTGGACTAGACCAAATTTTTCATGCACTCGCTGATCCGAGTCGTTTGCAAATGGTAGAACGATTGAGTTTGGGCTCTGCTTCCGTTAAGGAATTAGCTGAACCATTGGATATGGCGTTACCTTCAGTATTAAAACATTTAAAAGTTTTAGAAAATGGTGGATTAGTGCATTCCAATAAATCAGGCAGAGTTCGAACATACGAATTAAATTTTTCTAAATTGAGTGGCATCAATGCATGGTTAGATGAAAGGAAGTCTGCTTGGAATCGTAGTTTTGATCGATTGAGCCAATTTTTAATTGAAACGTCAGAAGAAAACTCGGATGGAGTATAA
- a CDS encoding LA_0442/LA_0875 N-terminal domain-containing protein, producing MKQYLLLLFTILLFANLSLRSETILFKSGEKIEGSVLAQDKDSVTIKLADGNTKVYPKTSIQKVLYGRKTDTAALKKEPQPSEKEKKLREEKELAEKQKQEAEELKAKEDKLKKREEQLSNAKRHYLEGSLGVGSGENQMELRPFFQTIQFAGLLFGGGQTELQTTPYKTKNHSFTPRLFYAWNRFTFEIRGTEANGNYNVSGFQTLAFGGGGGSSTSTERTSNALFGHGDTKFQKVSSRIGFTPYPHPFFDFQIVAGVERIWTRSNHEVDSIGAFTSTGVNPNRISYRESSHSLKGYSVGIGYEWKFWDRFTLQGQILHLDMQGPSSFQNNEFSFDASPFKYRPFGLDYQWKSTGTEVNVKFSTKIKGDVSFFLEASNMVLKNKLGSGYISENDGGGGNSDPSQILVKVYVPQILIPMLLDSKTILTYVQVGANYRFNF from the coding sequence ATGAAACAATATTTACTTTTGCTATTTACCATTCTTCTTTTTGCCAATCTTTCCCTTCGTAGTGAAACCATTCTTTTTAAGTCAGGAGAAAAAATAGAAGGTTCTGTTTTAGCCCAAGATAAGGATTCAGTGACGATTAAGCTGGCAGACGGAAATACAAAAGTGTATCCAAAGACGTCGATCCAAAAAGTTTTATATGGGCGTAAAACAGATACTGCGGCTCTCAAAAAAGAACCTCAACCTTCAGAGAAAGAAAAAAAACTGAGAGAAGAAAAGGAACTTGCTGAAAAACAAAAACAGGAAGCAGAAGAACTCAAGGCCAAAGAAGATAAACTCAAAAAAAGAGAAGAACAACTTTCAAATGCAAAACGCCATTATCTAGAAGGTTCCTTAGGAGTCGGAAGTGGAGAGAACCAGATGGAACTCCGTCCTTTCTTCCAAACCATTCAATTCGCAGGACTTCTGTTTGGAGGTGGACAAACCGAGTTACAAACTACACCTTACAAAACCAAAAATCACAGTTTTACACCTCGATTGTTTTATGCGTGGAATCGATTTACGTTTGAAATTCGCGGGACAGAAGCGAATGGAAATTATAATGTAAGTGGATTCCAAACTCTGGCTTTCGGTGGAGGCGGCGGTTCTTCTACTAGTACAGAGCGAACATCGAATGCATTATTTGGACATGGTGATACAAAGTTTCAAAAAGTATCCTCTCGGATTGGATTTACTCCTTACCCACACCCTTTCTTTGACTTTCAAATTGTAGCAGGTGTGGAACGTATTTGGACTAGATCCAATCACGAAGTGGATAGTATTGGTGCTTTCACAAGTACTGGCGTGAATCCTAATCGTATTAGTTACCGTGAATCAAGTCATTCACTCAAAGGGTATAGTGTTGGGATTGGTTATGAATGGAAATTTTGGGATCGATTCACACTGCAAGGTCAGATTTTACATTTGGATATGCAAGGACCTTCCTCATTTCAAAATAATGAGTTTAGTTTTGATGCGTCGCCATTTAAATACCGACCATTTGGGTTGGACTACCAATGGAAATCTACTGGAACAGAAGTGAATGTAAAATTTTCCACAAAGATCAAAGGTGATGTTAGTTTCTTTTTGGAAGCAAGTAATATGGTCTTAAAAAATAAATTGGGATCAGGTTATATTTCAGAAAACGATGGAGGTGGGGGGAATTCTGACCCTTCTCAAATTTTAGTGAAAGTATATGTTCCACAAATTCTCATCCCCATGTTATTGGATTCAAAGACAATCCTTACCTATGTTCAAGTTGGTGCAAATTATCGATTTAATTTTTAA
- a CDS encoding YHS domain-containing (seleno)protein, whose product MKSLTLFVFTFLFFSFITNHAQTGSTSNELRKKHFRLNHHGVALDGYDPVSYFSDKPTKGKSELSFEYKGIIYHFTSIENRKKFEKNPEKFEPEYGGWCAFAMGENGDKVEVDPMRYKIINGKINLFYNGILGDTLIPWNENEKELIPKANANWNMVMK is encoded by the coding sequence ATGAAGTCACTAACACTTTTCGTTTTCACTTTCCTATTCTTTAGTTTCATAACCAATCATGCTCAGACTGGAAGTACATCGAACGAACTCAGAAAAAAGCACTTCCGCTTAAATCATCATGGCGTCGCACTCGATGGATATGATCCAGTTTCATATTTCTCTGACAAACCTACGAAAGGGAAAAGTGAACTTAGCTTCGAATACAAGGGAATCATTTATCATTTTACATCCATCGAAAACAGAAAGAAATTTGAGAAAAATCCAGAAAAATTTGAACCCGAATATGGTGGTTGGTGTGCCTTTGCAATGGGAGAAAACGGAGATAAGGTTGAAGTGGATCCAATGAGGTATAAAATTATCAATGGAAAAATCAATTTATTCTATAATGGAATTTTGGGTGATACTTTAATACCGTGGAATGAAAACGAAAAAGAATTAATTCCTAAAGCAAACGCAAATTGGAATATGGTAATGAAATAA
- a CDS encoding LysR family transcriptional regulator, which produces MEFRQITYFLEIAESGTFQKAASRLGLTQPALSKQMFLLEKELGITVLERGGRSVRLTHEGERFYQYSVRMKELWEEIQNAFSKENELKGNFSISAGGTVSAWILPQILKDILKKRPGLSLSVREGDASETKNAVLKGEVDLGILTGPISEPSLNVLEFLSDKIYPVAAKDHPIFQKTKIKIEDIKKQPFVCFHPGSALRKAVEKKIKSFSKDFGPNIAMELRSVESVIQSLEAGLGIGFLSEYSINSKLKKINFQDWNTERKFYLCYRKKSGPTLAYLAEEILKSAEKWKLERE; this is translated from the coding sequence ATGGAATTCAGACAGATTACTTACTTTCTAGAAATCGCAGAATCAGGAACATTTCAAAAAGCAGCAAGTCGATTGGGATTAACACAACCAGCACTCTCCAAACAAATGTTCCTTCTTGAAAAGGAATTGGGGATCACTGTATTGGAAAGAGGAGGAAGGTCGGTTCGACTCACACATGAAGGGGAAAGGTTTTATCAATATTCAGTTAGGATGAAAGAGTTGTGGGAAGAAATCCAAAATGCGTTTTCAAAAGAAAATGAATTAAAAGGTAACTTTTCTATTTCAGCAGGTGGAACAGTATCCGCTTGGATCTTACCTCAAATCCTAAAAGATATTTTAAAAAAAAGACCTGGGCTTTCTCTTTCTGTTCGAGAAGGAGATGCTTCTGAAACAAAGAACGCAGTATTAAAGGGCGAAGTTGATCTTGGTATCTTAACAGGACCTATTTCTGAACCGAGTTTGAATGTATTGGAATTTTTATCTGACAAAATCTATCCTGTTGCCGCAAAAGACCATCCGATCTTTCAAAAAACAAAAATCAAAATTGAGGATATAAAAAAACAACCTTTTGTATGTTTCCACCCAGGATCAGCCCTGAGAAAAGCTGTCGAAAAAAAAATTAAATCGTTTTCAAAAGATTTTGGTCCAAACATCGCCATGGAACTTAGGAGTGTGGAATCTGTGATTCAATCATTAGAAGCAGGACTCGGGATTGGATTTTTATCTGAATATTCAATTAACTCCAAATTGAAAAAAATTAATTTCCAAGACTGGAACACCGAACGAAAATTTTATCTCTGTTATCGCAAAAAATCGGGACCAACACTTGCTTACCTAGCAGAAGAAATACTTAAATCTGCTGAAAAATGGAAATTGGAACGGGAGTAA
- a CDS encoding glutathione S-transferase family protein, which translates to MDNNSSKNLLLYYHLLASFCHKVLIAMYENGTEFKPRFVDLSEEESRSELFAYWPVGKIPLLRDRMQNQIIPETSVIIEYICEYYPGTANLLPSEPQKAIEVRLWDRFFDLYISDSVQKIVLDRIRLEGQKDPFGVERAYERLSVAYGMLEKQLDAKKYIVSDTFTMADCAAVPALFYADTLLSFQKDYPKLTNYFERLLEKSSVKRTLDEAEPFFHMYPFFDQIPKRFLKEKK; encoded by the coding sequence ATGGATAACAATAGCTCTAAAAACCTGCTCCTTTACTACCACCTGCTCGCTTCCTTTTGCCACAAGGTCCTCATTGCAATGTATGAAAATGGAACGGAATTCAAACCAAGGTTCGTAGACCTATCCGAGGAAGAATCGAGATCAGAATTATTTGCCTATTGGCCTGTCGGGAAAATTCCATTATTACGGGATCGGATGCAGAATCAAATCATCCCTGAAACAAGTGTCATCATTGAATACATTTGCGAATACTATCCAGGGACAGCCAATTTACTACCATCTGAACCACAAAAAGCCATTGAAGTCAGGCTTTGGGACCGATTTTTTGATTTGTACATCAGTGATTCTGTTCAAAAAATTGTTTTGGATCGCATTCGACTTGAAGGACAAAAAGATCCATTTGGTGTGGAACGAGCATATGAACGTTTGTCTGTCGCCTATGGTATGTTAGAAAAACAATTGGATGCAAAAAAATATATTGTTTCCGATACTTTTACCATGGCAGATTGTGCTGCAGTACCTGCTTTGTTTTATGCAGATACTCTTTTGAGTTTTCAAAAGGATTACCCAAAGCTAACCAATTATTTTGAAAGATTGTTAGAAAAAAGTTCCGTAAAGCGGACATTAGACGAAGCAGAACCTTTTTTCCATATGTATCCATTTTTTGATCAAATTCCAAAAAGATTTTTGAAAGAAAAAAAGTAA
- a CDS encoding DUF1554 domain-containing protein produces MNPKRQRFLLLVFQFSLLILILKDCKPLENNNLCDPNSDTFKEVQISKILTKDNSPLCGKDYISNIIPYSVTGSITGLNSSGLKLSLNGIVTLPVESGSKNFYFLNLLTSGSSYTVKVSSQPAGFLCTVTNGDGIVKNSDVNSVSVTCAPTCNPCNLFLTIAGYPPNPGSAKNFDTSCMADGNYPGTGNYKAMVVDGVTRNASNTANVGDGQIDWVFAPNRTYRQSEGIISTTNSAGLFVTALSVRFSVNSKYWTGLNTNWTTNTSNTCDLWRSATGSFTGVMGQGNSTLIADITAGWTPDPCNLSNQQLICVEQ; encoded by the coding sequence ATGAATCCCAAGAGGCAAAGATTTTTACTTCTCGTCTTCCAATTTTCTTTATTGATTCTAATTTTAAAAGATTGTAAGCCATTAGAAAATAACAATCTTTGTGATCCAAATTCAGATACCTTTAAAGAAGTACAAATTTCGAAAATCCTTACTAAGGATAACTCTCCTCTTTGTGGGAAAGATTATATTTCAAACATCATCCCTTATTCAGTTACTGGATCAATAACAGGATTGAATAGTTCTGGATTAAAACTTTCTCTCAATGGAATTGTTACTTTACCAGTTGAGAGTGGCAGTAAAAATTTTTATTTTTTGAACTTACTCACCAGCGGATCTTCGTATACAGTAAAGGTCTCAAGCCAACCTGCCGGTTTTTTATGTACGGTCACCAATGGTGATGGCATCGTTAAAAATTCTGATGTAAATTCGGTTTCCGTTACTTGTGCTCCCACATGTAATCCTTGTAATTTGTTCCTAACGATTGCTGGATACCCTCCAAACCCAGGAAGTGCAAAGAATTTTGATACTTCGTGTATGGCTGATGGGAATTATCCTGGAACTGGAAATTATAAGGCGATGGTAGTTGATGGGGTAACGAGAAACGCATCGAACACTGCCAATGTAGGTGATGGACAAATCGATTGGGTATTTGCACCGAATCGGACATATCGCCAATCAGAAGGAATTATTAGTACAACGAATTCGGCGGGATTATTCGTAACTGCCTTGTCAGTGAGATTCTCCGTCAATTCAAAGTATTGGACTGGATTAAATACCAATTGGACAACAAATACAAGTAATACTTGTGACTTGTGGCGAAGTGCAACTGGATCCTTTACGGGAGTGATGGGGCAAGGAAATTCTACATTGATTGCTGATATTACAGCTGGTTGGACACCTGATCCTTGTAATTTAAGTAATCAGCAGTTAATCTGTGTGGAACAATAA
- a CDS encoding SRPBCC family protein — MVVNNTSFTIERILPASREKVFAAWANPESKRRWFSCHDDWKTVEFSMDFKVGGKESNLVITPSGNRHVFDATYYDIIPNERIVYAFGMYMNDIRISVSLVTVIFDTLIEGRTKMSFTEQIVLLGKVSDEGVQKIEIEGRIEGTNAGFDRLVKEFS; from the coding sequence ATGGTAGTCAACAATACATCTTTTACGATTGAAAGAATTTTACCTGCTTCAAGAGAAAAAGTTTTTGCAGCTTGGGCAAACCCAGAGTCAAAACGTAGATGGTTTTCATGTCATGATGATTGGAAAACTGTAGAGTTCAGTATGGATTTTAAAGTGGGTGGAAAAGAATCTAATTTAGTCATCACACCTTCTGGAAATAGACATGTTTTTGATGCTACTTATTATGATATCATTCCAAATGAAAGAATTGTGTATGCATTTGGTATGTATATGAATGATATCCGAATTTCCGTTTCTTTGGTTACTGTCATTTTTGATACGTTAATAGAGGGTAGAACGAAAATGTCATTTACCGAACAAATTGTACTCTTGGGAAAAGTTTCCGATGAAGGAGTCCAAAAAATCGAAATTGAAGGTAGAATCGAAGGGACAAATGCTGGTTTTGACAGACTCGTTAAAGAATTTTCGTAA
- the leuD gene encoding 3-isopropylmalate dehydratase small subunit, translating into MKTNHWTIHSGVVVSIPREDIDTDQILPKQFMKLIDKNGFGNHLFHDWRYLDFEGKVLNPEFVLNQEGYSHASILIAGKNFGCGSSREHAPWALADFGFKVIIAPSFADIFSINAAKNGIALVRLPEGDIQTLQEWVSKQGVVEIQIDLERLEVKTLEHTFPFQLDSASVNRIRNGWDDIDITLKHTNEILEFETRQRMERSFLEVCW; encoded by the coding sequence ATGAAAACAAATCATTGGACTATCCATTCAGGTGTGGTTGTATCCATTCCAAGAGAGGACATTGACACAGACCAAATCCTTCCTAAACAATTTATGAAGTTAATCGATAAAAATGGTTTTGGAAATCATTTATTCCACGATTGGCGGTATTTAGATTTTGAAGGAAAGGTGTTGAATCCAGAATTTGTTTTGAACCAAGAGGGATATTCACATGCAAGTATTCTCATTGCCGGAAAAAATTTTGGATGTGGTTCGAGTCGGGAACATGCACCTTGGGCACTCGCCGATTTTGGATTCAAAGTGATTATTGCTCCCTCTTTTGCAGATATATTTTCGATCAATGCTGCCAAAAATGGAATCGCACTCGTTCGATTGCCAGAAGGAGATATTCAAACTTTACAAGAATGGGTTTCCAAACAAGGAGTTGTAGAGATCCAAATTGATTTAGAAAGATTGGAAGTGAAAACTTTAGAACATACCTTTCCATTCCAATTGGATTCCGCATCCGTCAATCGGATCCGCAATGGTTGGGACGACATCGATATCACTTTGAAACATACAAATGAGATTCTGGAATTTGAAACAAGACAAAGGATGGAACGATCATTTTTAGAAGTGTGTTGGTGA